In one Pseudomonas sp. Bout1 genomic region, the following are encoded:
- the ppa gene encoding inorganic diphosphatase → MSYSKIPAGKDLPNDIYVAIEIPANHAPIKYEIDKDSDCLFVDRFMATPMFYPANYGFIPNTLADDGDPLDVLVVTPYPVTPGSVIRARPVGILNMTDDGGGDAKVIAVPHDKLSQLYVDVKEYTDLPPLLLEQIKHFFENYKDLEKGKWVKIEGWGNADAARAEIMKSVAAYKG, encoded by the coding sequence ATGAGCTACAGCAAGATTCCGGCTGGCAAAGACCTGCCGAACGACATCTACGTCGCCATCGAGATTCCGGCCAACCACGCGCCGATCAAATACGAAATCGACAAAGACAGCGACTGCCTGTTCGTTGACCGTTTCATGGCCACCCCGATGTTCTACCCGGCCAACTACGGTTTCATCCCCAACACCCTGGCAGACGACGGTGACCCCCTCGACGTGCTGGTCGTGACCCCTTACCCGGTTACCCCAGGCTCGGTTATCCGCGCACGCCCGGTCGGCATCCTGAACATGACTGACGACGGCGGCGGCGATGCCAAAGTTATCGCAGTGCCACACGACAAGCTGTCCCAGCTGTATGTCGACGTGAAGGAATACACCGACCTGCCGCCACTGCTGCTGGAACAGATCAAACACTTCTTCGAGAACTACAAAGACCTCGAAAAAGGCAAATGGGTGAAGATCGAAGGCTGGGGCAATGCAGACGCCGCCCGCGCCGAGATCATGAAGTCGGTCGCTGCCTACAAAGGCTGA
- a CDS encoding LexA family transcriptional regulator, translating to MNTSGDRLRALLREVHLSASDFAKNRDVTPQHVNNWFKRGVPMGRLNEFAELLCVTSRWLRTGEGPKHPPANYLLEGTDADNSHRIARESTGNYIAHPIAGPVKIDVEIPLHPTFTSTESIRLSLHTLESIDVSPERALGAYMVGNSMIDIIQDGSTLAIDCGRKQIIDGEIYAVEHDGMLRIKYLYNRPGGGLRMRSHNSAEHPDEFLTYEQRHEQNFEILGWVFWWATLNNRRPPVPLDAHLLGYEGSKTDPKLGN from the coding sequence ATGAATACATCAGGTGATCGCTTAAGAGCGCTATTACGGGAAGTTCATCTTTCCGCTTCCGACTTCGCCAAGAACCGCGATGTTACGCCTCAACACGTAAACAACTGGTTCAAACGCGGCGTCCCCATGGGCCGACTCAACGAGTTCGCAGAACTGCTGTGCGTCACCAGCCGTTGGCTGCGCACCGGCGAGGGCCCCAAACATCCACCCGCCAACTACCTGCTGGAAGGAACCGATGCAGACAACTCCCACCGTATCGCCCGCGAGAGCACCGGCAACTACATCGCCCACCCCATCGCGGGTCCGGTAAAAATCGACGTGGAGATTCCCCTCCACCCCACCTTCACCTCAACCGAAAGCATCCGCCTCTCCCTGCACACCCTTGAAAGCATCGACGTAAGCCCGGAGCGGGCACTGGGTGCCTACATGGTCGGCAACAGCATGATCGACATCATCCAGGACGGAAGTACCCTTGCCATCGACTGCGGGCGCAAACAGATCATCGACGGCGAAATCTACGCGGTAGAGCACGACGGAATGTTGCGCATCAAATACCTCTACAACCGGCCAGGAGGCGGCCTGAGGATGCGTAGCCACAACAGCGCCGAGCATCCGGACGAGTTTTTGACCTATGAACAGCGCCACGAGCAGAACTTCGAAATTCTGGGTTGGGTGTTCTGGTGGGCGACCCTGAATAATCGCCGCCCGCCGGTGCCGTTGGATGCGCATTTATTGGGCTACGAAGGCTCTAAAACGGATCCGAAGCTGGGAAATTGA
- a CDS encoding M90 family metallopeptidase, with amino-acid sequence MWSLSAWRRRRLLARHPIADETWQRVRHHLTFLDGITGEQDQWLREACVVFLAEKHLTALPGVELHQEQRLLLAAQAQLPLMNLGDLDWYQGFHEIVLYPDDFLSPQRHRDASGVEHEWDGEHSGEAWQQGPVILAWPGVLASGNWEGYNLVIHELAHKLDMLNGDANGLPPLHSHMRVQEWASVMQSAFDDLNRQLDHNPDAETAIDPYAAENPAEFFAVTSEYFFSAPDLLVSSYPQVYEQLSHFYRQDPLARLHLLQAGDVRYQTERQAPYDV; translated from the coding sequence ATGTGGTCCCTCAGCGCCTGGCGTCGCCGGCGCCTGCTGGCCAGGCACCCGATTGCCGATGAAACGTGGCAGCGGGTGCGCCACCACCTGACCTTCCTCGACGGCATCACCGGCGAGCAAGACCAGTGGCTGCGGGAAGCCTGTGTGGTGTTCCTCGCCGAAAAGCACCTCACCGCCCTGCCCGGCGTCGAACTGCACCAGGAACAACGCCTGCTGCTCGCAGCCCAAGCGCAACTGCCGCTGATGAACCTTGGCGACCTCGACTGGTACCAGGGTTTCCACGAGATCGTGCTGTACCCCGACGACTTCCTCAGCCCCCAGCGTCATCGCGACGCCAGCGGCGTGGAACACGAGTGGGACGGCGAACACAGCGGCGAAGCCTGGCAACAGGGCCCCGTGATCCTCGCCTGGCCCGGCGTGCTGGCCAGCGGCAACTGGGAAGGCTACAACCTGGTCATCCACGAACTGGCCCACAAGCTGGACATGCTCAACGGCGACGCCAACGGCCTGCCACCGCTGCACAGCCACATGCGCGTGCAGGAATGGGCCAGCGTCATGCAAAGCGCCTTCGACGACCTCAACCGCCAGCTCGACCACAACCCGGACGCCGAAACCGCTATCGACCCCTACGCTGCGGAAAACCCGGCCGAGTTCTTCGCCGTCACCAGCGAGTACTTCTTCAGTGCCCCGGATTTGCTGGTCAGCAGCTATCCACAGGTGTACGAGCAACTGAGCCACTTCTACCGCCAGGATCCCCTGGCACGCTTGCATCTACTGCAGGCCGGCGACGTGCGGTATCAGACTGAACGCCAGGCGCCCTACGACGTCTGA
- a CDS encoding DedA family protein produces the protein MDFNPLDLILHLDVYLDMLVRNYGVWIYAILFLVIFCETGLVVMPFLPGDSLLFIAGAIAAGGGMDPVLLGGLLMLAAILGDSTNYVIGRTAGERLFSNPNSKIFRRDYLQKTHDFYDKHGGKTVTLARFLPILRTFAPFVAGIAKMPYPRFFGFSVFGTILWVGGLVTLGYFFGNVPFIKKNLSLLVVFIILLSLVPMIIGVFRSRFGRSSSEAKPQ, from the coding sequence ATGGATTTCAACCCGCTCGACCTTATCCTGCATCTCGACGTGTACCTCGACATGCTGGTGAGAAACTACGGAGTGTGGATCTACGCCATTCTGTTCCTGGTTATCTTTTGCGAAACCGGCCTGGTGGTCATGCCCTTCCTGCCGGGTGATTCGTTGCTGTTTATCGCCGGCGCCATCGCCGCAGGTGGCGGCATGGACCCGGTATTGTTGGGCGGCTTGCTGATGCTCGCGGCCATCCTGGGTGACAGTACCAACTACGTAATCGGACGAACGGCCGGGGAACGCTTGTTCAGCAACCCCAACTCGAAAATCTTCCGCCGCGACTATCTGCAAAAAACCCACGACTTCTACGACAAGCACGGCGGCAAAACCGTAACCCTGGCGCGCTTCCTGCCGATCCTGCGGACCTTCGCACCGTTCGTTGCAGGCATCGCGAAAATGCCTTACCCGCGCTTCTTCGGTTTCAGCGTGTTCGGCACCATTTTGTGGGTGGGCGGCCTGGTGACCCTGGGCTACTTCTTCGGCAACGTGCCGTTCATCAAGAAAAACCTGTCGCTGCTGGTGGTGTTCATCATCCTGCTGTCGCTGGTACCGATGATCATCGGCGTGTTCCGCAGCCGCTTTGGCCGCAGCTCCTCCGAAGCCAAGCCGCAGTAA
- a CDS encoding DUF6124 family protein → MVKVTPDPPTSHKALLNDSEATRRAIDHYLKAPEAPPSPNPYTVDDDLSFEDALAHAAELLHCAVATAQASTEPLNGAQRAVMHLVEMSKVVVDRALDCLQPR, encoded by the coding sequence ATGGTCAAAGTTACCCCCGATCCACCCACGTCCCATAAAGCCTTGCTCAACGACAGTGAGGCCACACGCCGAGCGATCGATCACTACCTCAAGGCACCTGAAGCACCGCCTTCACCCAACCCGTATACCGTTGATGACGACCTTAGTTTCGAAGACGCCTTGGCCCACGCTGCCGAGTTGTTGCATTGCGCCGTGGCGACCGCCCAGGCGTCGACCGAGCCGCTGAACGGCGCGCAGCGGGCGGTGATGCATTTGGTGGAAATGTCGAAGGTGGTGGTGGATCGAGCGCTGGATTGTTTGCAGCCGAGGTGA